Proteins from one Tsuneonella aeria genomic window:
- a CDS encoding SDR family NAD(P)-dependent oxidoreductase, whose translation MKVDSNTAAVVTGGASGLGAATARALAARGAKVAIFDLQAEKGEAIAKEIGGVFCEVNVTDDGSVDAGFEKARAAHGQERILVNCAGTGNAIKTASRSKTDGSIKHFPLDAFNWIIQINLVGTFRCIAKSAAGMLTLDPMEDGERGAIVNTASVAAEDGQIGQAAYSASKGGVVGMTLPIARDLMSEGIRVNTILPGIFNTPLMNAAPQAVKDALAASVPFPKRLGNAEEYAMLAMTMIECGYFNGEDVRLDGAIRMAPR comes from the coding sequence ATGAAAGTCGATTCCAACACCGCAGCCGTCGTCACCGGGGGCGCATCGGGCCTCGGCGCGGCCACCGCACGGGCGCTTGCCGCCCGGGGCGCCAAAGTCGCCATTTTCGACCTCCAGGCGGAAAAGGGCGAGGCGATCGCCAAGGAAATCGGCGGTGTGTTCTGCGAGGTCAACGTGACCGACGATGGCTCGGTCGACGCCGGGTTCGAGAAGGCCCGCGCCGCCCACGGCCAGGAACGCATCCTGGTGAACTGCGCCGGCACCGGCAACGCGATCAAGACCGCCAGCCGCAGCAAGACCGACGGCAGCATCAAGCACTTCCCGCTCGATGCCTTCAACTGGATTATCCAGATCAACCTGGTCGGCACGTTCCGCTGCATCGCCAAGTCGGCCGCCGGGATGCTGACCCTCGATCCAATGGAAGACGGCGAGCGGGGCGCGATCGTGAATACCGCCAGCGTGGCGGCGGAAGACGGCCAGATCGGCCAGGCGGCCTATTCGGCATCGAAGGGCGGCGTCGTCGGCATGACGCTCCCCATCGCGCGCGACCTGATGAGCGAAGGCATCCGCGTGAACACCATCCTGCCGGGCATCTTCAACACCCCGCTGATGAACGCCGCTCCGCAGGCGGTGAAGGACGCCCTGGCCGCCTCTGTCCCGTTCCCCAAGCGCCTCGGCAATGCCGAAGAATACGCGATGCTGGCCATGACCATGATCGAATGCGGCTATTTCAACGGCGAGGACGTGCGGCTCGACGGGGCCATCCGCATGGCGCCGCGCTAA
- a CDS encoding acetyl-CoA C-acetyltransferase has protein sequence MPTAYIVDAVRTAGGRRGGRLAGVHPVDLAAASLDALVERTGIDPARIDDVVMGCVTQAGEQAMQVGRNAVLASRTLPQSTPAVTIDRQCGSSQQAIQFAAQAVMSGTQDAVIAAGVESMTRVPMGTNATFHMKEGMGHYKSPGLEEKFPGVMWSQFSGAEMIAQKHGFSKDDLDRFAFDSHRKAIRATESGAFAREIVPVTIDTPEGEAQHTVDEGIRFDATLEGIAGVKLLQDGGRLSAATSSQICDGSSAALIVSETALKELGLTPRARIHTLTVTAGDPVIMLEEPLFATDKALARAGLKIGDIDLYEVNEAFASVPMAWLKHTDADPDRLNVNGGAIALGHPLGASGTKLMATLINALHARGGRYGLQTMCEGGGVANVTIVEAV, from the coding sequence ATGCCGACAGCCTATATCGTCGATGCCGTTCGCACGGCGGGGGGCCGCCGCGGGGGCAGGCTCGCCGGGGTCCACCCGGTTGACCTCGCCGCGGCCTCGCTCGACGCGCTGGTGGAACGCACGGGCATCGATCCGGCGCGGATCGACGACGTCGTCATGGGCTGCGTCACCCAGGCGGGCGAACAGGCGATGCAGGTCGGGCGCAACGCGGTGCTTGCCAGCCGAACCTTGCCGCAATCCACGCCTGCGGTGACGATCGACCGGCAATGCGGGTCGAGCCAGCAGGCGATCCAGTTCGCCGCCCAGGCGGTGATGAGCGGAACGCAGGATGCGGTGATCGCCGCCGGTGTCGAGAGCATGACACGGGTGCCGATGGGCACCAACGCCACCTTCCACATGAAGGAAGGCATGGGTCACTACAAATCGCCGGGGCTGGAGGAGAAGTTCCCGGGCGTGATGTGGTCGCAGTTCAGCGGCGCCGAAATGATTGCGCAGAAGCACGGTTTTTCGAAGGACGATCTCGACCGGTTCGCGTTCGACAGCCACCGAAAAGCGATCCGGGCGACCGAAAGCGGCGCCTTCGCGCGCGAGATCGTGCCCGTCACCATCGACACGCCGGAGGGTGAGGCGCAGCATACGGTAGACGAAGGCATCCGCTTCGACGCGACGCTCGAAGGCATCGCCGGGGTCAAGCTGCTGCAGGACGGGGGGCGGCTGTCCGCCGCAACATCCAGCCAGATTTGCGACGGTTCGAGCGCGGCGCTGATCGTGTCGGAAACCGCGCTGAAGGAACTCGGCCTCACCCCCCGGGCCCGTATCCATACGCTGACGGTGACCGCGGGCGACCCGGTGATCATGCTGGAAGAACCGCTGTTCGCCACCGACAAGGCGCTGGCCCGCGCCGGGCTGAAGATCGGCGACATCGATCTTTACGAAGTGAACGAAGCATTCGCGAGCGTGCCGATGGCTTGGCTGAAGCACACCGATGCCGATCCGGACCGGCTGAACGTCAACGGCGGGGCCATCGCACTCGGCCACCCGCTGGGCGCCAGCGGCACGAAGCTGATGGCGACCTTGATCAACGCGCTGCACGCACGCGGCGGCAGATACGGTCTCCAGACAATGTGCGAAGGGGGCGGGGTCGCCAACGTGACGATCGTCGAAGCCGTCTGA
- a CDS encoding 2OG-Fe(II) oxygenase — protein sequence MKKLFELNPSIDRAACAARFAERSRVQVRDVLTDETAREVADILRRGTAWGLATRAGDGADSPPLAIRAAEMRTQAGAERANAAAMAAHQASARGDYAFRFAHYPMVDALQQGWDSDGPHELLLEYLNAPEFLDLVRAVTGIGELVKADGQATLYAPNHYLGRHVDSHVAEGWRIAYVLNFAQDDWHPDWGGYLLFLDEDGDVVEGFRPRFNALNLFAVPQPHLVSYVPPFAPAGRLAITGWLRDR from the coding sequence ATGAAGAAGCTTTTCGAATTGAACCCGTCGATCGACAGGGCGGCGTGCGCAGCACGCTTTGCCGAGCGCTCTCGGGTGCAGGTGCGCGACGTGCTCACCGACGAAACCGCACGCGAAGTGGCCGATATCCTGCGCCGCGGGACGGCATGGGGCCTTGCGACGCGCGCCGGGGACGGTGCCGACAGCCCGCCGCTGGCCATTCGCGCCGCGGAGATGCGCACCCAGGCGGGGGCGGAGCGCGCCAATGCCGCCGCAATGGCCGCGCACCAGGCGTCGGCGCGCGGCGACTATGCGTTCCGCTTCGCGCATTACCCGATGGTCGACGCCCTGCAGCAGGGATGGGATTCCGACGGCCCGCACGAGCTGCTGCTGGAATACCTCAACGCGCCTGAATTCCTCGATCTTGTCCGCGCCGTTACCGGGATCGGCGAGCTTGTGAAGGCGGACGGGCAGGCAACGCTCTACGCACCGAACCATTACCTGGGACGCCATGTCGACAGCCACGTGGCCGAAGGCTGGCGGATCGCATATGTCCTGAACTTCGCGCAGGACGATTGGCACCCGGACTGGGGCGGCTACCTGCTGTTCCTCGACGAGGATGGCGATGTCGTCGAAGGCTTCCGGCCCCGGTTCAACGCGCTCAACCTGTTCGCGGTGCCGCAGCCGCACCTCGTTTCATACGTGCCGCCGTTCGCGCCGGCCGGACGGCTCGCGATCACCGGCTGGCTGCGCGACCGGTGA
- a CDS encoding tetratricopeptide repeat protein, translating to MSSLVRERAANAAAAGDYSAAFRLLHGAAEAQPGDAALWNSAGNAAMRAGLPEDAARCFERAAQADPRSLEFAVNRAIALGKLGRDRAAIDVLSSHEGAGRRDPRYCSVRAARARAVGDLDQAAQWYDRALASAPAHARARHGRARVALERSEPDAAARFDRAIESAPGDADAWLGKAQALDAAGRFAEAAALVDALLRQAPHWADALRLRASIALAVGDADVTGAYRWAELSAPGEPAIALAHCHALAGLDRQGEAADIAAAARRRFPAMAVFAVLEARFAHEAGDTARAGAIWDSLSPVDHDSLLLHARHLIRTGDYARAAQAVDQALAGQPWSVSAWALRGLLWRLAGDPRAEWLHAQPGLVATVPLPGGGDLLGELAPALDALHDQAAFPLNQSLRGGTQTRGSLLGRHEPLFARLRQAIVEALEQYRAALPAEDLEHPLLRHRSRAWQLAGSWSVRLRGGSGDRHISHIHPEGIVSSALYVDLPTEIGDQAQDGWLEIGRPPGDLGIDLPPIAAIRPQVGMLALFPSTLFHGTRPFGRGTRMTVAFDVAPATGGAA from the coding sequence GTGAGCAGCCTGGTCCGCGAGCGTGCTGCGAACGCGGCTGCCGCCGGAGACTATTCCGCCGCTTTTCGCCTCCTCCATGGCGCTGCCGAAGCACAGCCTGGCGACGCGGCATTGTGGAACAGCGCCGGGAACGCCGCCATGCGTGCCGGCCTGCCGGAGGACGCCGCCCGGTGCTTCGAACGCGCCGCACAAGCCGATCCGCGATCTCTGGAGTTCGCCGTCAATCGCGCAATCGCGCTCGGGAAGCTGGGCCGCGACCGGGCGGCGATCGACGTGCTCTCGTCGCATGAAGGCGCCGGTCGCCGCGACCCGCGGTATTGCTCGGTCCGTGCGGCGCGGGCACGCGCGGTGGGCGACCTGGACCAGGCGGCGCAGTGGTACGACAGGGCGCTCGCCAGCGCACCGGCACACGCCCGCGCACGCCATGGCCGTGCACGCGTGGCTCTCGAGCGATCCGAGCCCGATGCCGCCGCCCGCTTCGACCGCGCGATCGAAAGCGCCCCGGGGGATGCGGACGCATGGCTCGGCAAGGCGCAGGCCCTCGATGCCGCGGGCCGGTTCGCGGAGGCGGCGGCGCTGGTCGATGCCCTTCTCCGCCAGGCGCCGCACTGGGCGGACGCATTGCGCCTGCGCGCCTCGATCGCGCTCGCGGTGGGCGATGCCGACGTGACCGGCGCTTATCGCTGGGCGGAATTGAGCGCGCCGGGGGAGCCGGCCATCGCACTTGCCCACTGCCACGCCCTTGCCGGGCTCGATCGTCAGGGCGAGGCGGCAGACATTGCCGCCGCCGCGCGGCGGCGCTTTCCCGCCATGGCGGTTTTCGCGGTGCTCGAGGCGCGCTTTGCGCACGAGGCGGGCGATACGGCACGGGCAGGGGCGATCTGGGACAGTCTGTCGCCGGTGGATCACGACAGCCTGCTGCTCCACGCACGCCATCTGATCCGGACGGGCGATTACGCGCGGGCCGCGCAGGCCGTCGACCAGGCGCTGGCGGGCCAGCCGTGGAGCGTATCGGCCTGGGCGCTGCGCGGCTTGCTGTGGCGGCTTGCGGGCGACCCCCGAGCGGAGTGGCTTCATGCGCAGCCCGGCCTCGTCGCAACGGTACCATTGCCCGGCGGCGGCGATCTTCTTGGCGAACTGGCGCCCGCTCTCGATGCGCTGCACGATCAGGCGGCGTTTCCGCTCAACCAGTCGCTGCGCGGCGGCACCCAGACCCGCGGCAGTCTGCTCGGACGCCACGAACCGTTGTTCGCGCGGCTGCGACAGGCGATCGTCGAAGCGCTTGAGCAATACCGCGCCGCCCTCCCGGCGGAAGACCTGGAACACCCCCTGCTTCGCCACCGCAGCCGGGCTTGGCAACTGGCAGGGTCGTGGTCCGTGCGCCTTCGCGGGGGCAGCGGCGATCGGCACATCTCCCACATTCACCCGGAAGGCATCGTCTCCTCGGCGCTTTACGTCGATCTTCCAACGGAGATTGGGGACCAGGCGCAGGACGGCTGGCTGGAAATCGGCCGCCCGCCCGGCGATCTCGGCATCGACCTGCCGCCAATCGCGGCCATCCGCCCACAGGTCGGCATGCTAGCGCTGTTCCCCAGCACGCTGTTCCACGGCACGCGGCCCTTCGGCCGGGGCACCCGGATGACGGTCGCGTTCGATGTCGCCCCCGCGACCGGCGGCGCCGCATGA
- a CDS encoding class I SAM-dependent methyltransferase: MTEGPRANAWQAFWRDRPAGGRNPGCLPHDGGALATLQRTAWHGFAAALPANARTLDIGTGDGRVMHWMREVRGDLDCQGIDLSPTLPPAPPGTVSTGGIAMEHLPFPAAHFDAVTSQFALEYGDLPVAFAQVARVLRPGGSVGMLTHRADGPLLQHNLARKGAIAWAIEAKALPEAARLSLRALPPHAGAIPSAFGDAVAEAEASFGKQSPAFEIAEAIRQALARTASDGADAARGMIDRIEALAIGESGRIAALEQACRAIADEDALRETLRRVGLEQVAARPLSVAPGDGSFADFRHLVSRRG, encoded by the coding sequence ATGACGGAGGGGCCCCGGGCGAACGCCTGGCAAGCGTTCTGGCGCGATCGGCCCGCCGGCGGCCGAAACCCGGGCTGCCTGCCGCATGACGGCGGCGCACTCGCAACCTTGCAGCGCACCGCGTGGCACGGCTTCGCCGCGGCGCTGCCCGCGAACGCACGAACGCTCGATATCGGCACCGGCGACGGACGGGTGATGCACTGGATGCGCGAAGTGCGCGGAGACCTCGATTGCCAGGGCATCGACCTGTCGCCGACCCTGCCCCCCGCCCCGCCCGGCACCGTGTCGACAGGCGGCATCGCGATGGAGCACCTGCCATTTCCGGCGGCGCATTTCGATGCCGTCACCAGCCAGTTCGCGCTTGAATACGGCGATCTGCCGGTCGCGTTCGCGCAAGTCGCCCGCGTGCTCCGCCCCGGCGGATCGGTCGGCATGCTTACGCACCGGGCGGACGGCCCGCTGCTGCAGCACAACCTCGCTCGCAAAGGCGCGATTGCCTGGGCGATCGAGGCGAAGGCCTTGCCCGAGGCGGCGCGGCTGAGCCTGCGTGCGCTGCCCCCGCACGCCGGCGCGATACCATCGGCGTTCGGTGATGCGGTGGCCGAGGCGGAAGCCTCGTTCGGAAAGCAGTCGCCTGCGTTCGAGATTGCCGAAGCGATCAGGCAGGCGCTCGCCCGGACCGCCAGTGATGGGGCGGACGCCGCGCGCGGAATGATCGATAGAATCGAAGCGCTCGCCATCGGCGAAAGCGGCCGGATCGCGGCGCTGGAACAGGCGTGCCGCGCCATCGCGGACGAAGACGCCTTGCGCGAGACGCTGAGACGGGTGGGGCTGGAGCAGGTCGCGGCCCGGCCGCTGTCCGTCGCGCCTGGTGACGGATCGTTCGCGGATTTCCGCCACCTCGTCAGCCGTCGCGGGTAA
- a CDS encoding TonB-dependent receptor domain-containing protein yields MSNRYNKAALLAGTIMASLVIATPAHAQSDSQPQENPVGTDIDADAGTGGEAIVVTGSRIQRRDLTSTSPLATVQDEEFKLSGAVNVEQVINTLPQVVPGATSFSNNPGGGVATLNLRGIGAARTLVLVNGRRWVSYDTSQVVDLNTIPQFLLDSVDVVTGGASAVYGSDALSGVVNFRLKQDLSGVEAGGQYSITDRGDGARYQGYLAVGANTSDGRGNVTAFAEYYNRKAVFQGARDFSRFALGDDGDVLSPGGSPTTPQGRVSVAPTAVVGVDPDGTGPLQAPTLVRGVGNYATAFGANFGSPGVSDVFDVPGDYYNYAPANYLQVPQERYTIGGYGHYEISDAVTAFVEATFVNNRVANELAATPVGGTFNVNLAAVQPYLSAADFAALQQIDANETAINAARAAAGLAPLFGPQAGGLNAQDPGIVQLGISRRILETGARNALDERNAFRVLAGVRGPAFANWNYEAYYSYARTRNAQIQSGNISQSAYRRAVENGDINVFGAGTLSQADVDGISILAQNGEVSTLQVASASLSGTLGSFGWGGDAIGLAIGAEYRKVGAEFIPDTALSSGDVVGFNAGDPTAGSYSVKEVFGEVRVPLIADRPFFHRLELNGAARYSDYSLEAVGGTWTYAGGAEWAPFADLTFRGQYQRAVRAPNVGELFGGQSNGFPGATDPCALASAATDATVRDLCIQTGVPAGLVGTAGLQPATQIQGLFGGNPDLEEETSDTYTAGVVFRPSFIPRLNIAVDYFNIKVENYISTLGGGLNGALNLCYNVIQDINSAYCQAFATGRNPANGQIGDSGFLPLIGNANVAKVETAGVDFQVDYSLPLNMGLFDESSKLNFFFLGTYTDTFKFYAVQDLDAFDECAGRFGQLVCGNPQPKWKWSSRLSWIDGPLTTSIRWRHLGKVRDDDDSTDYVVEELKAYNVFDLALGFDITEQLSLSMGVNNIFDKKPQVIGDNQEQANTYPGVYDVLGRDYFVSASLKF; encoded by the coding sequence ATGTCCAACCGTTACAACAAGGCTGCGCTGCTCGCCGGCACGATCATGGCTTCGCTCGTGATCGCGACCCCGGCGCACGCCCAGTCCGACAGCCAGCCGCAGGAAAACCCGGTCGGCACCGACATCGATGCGGACGCCGGTACCGGCGGTGAAGCGATCGTCGTCACCGGCTCGCGCATTCAGCGCCGCGACCTGACCTCGACCAGCCCGCTCGCCACGGTCCAGGACGAAGAGTTCAAGCTCTCCGGCGCCGTGAACGTGGAGCAGGTGATCAACACCCTGCCGCAGGTCGTGCCGGGCGCGACCTCGTTCTCGAACAACCCGGGCGGCGGCGTCGCCACCCTGAACCTGCGCGGCATCGGCGCGGCCCGCACCCTGGTGCTGGTCAACGGCCGCCGCTGGGTTTCGTACGACACCTCGCAGGTCGTCGACCTCAACACGATCCCGCAGTTCCTGCTCGACAGCGTCGACGTGGTGACCGGCGGTGCTTCGGCCGTGTACGGTTCGGACGCGCTTTCGGGCGTCGTCAACTTCCGCCTGAAGCAGGACCTCAGCGGCGTGGAAGCCGGCGGCCAGTACTCGATCACCGATCGCGGTGACGGTGCGCGCTACCAGGGCTACCTCGCTGTCGGCGCCAACACGTCTGACGGCCGCGGTAACGTGACCGCCTTCGCCGAATACTACAACCGCAAGGCCGTGTTCCAGGGCGCCCGCGATTTCTCGCGCTTCGCGCTGGGCGACGATGGCGACGTGCTTTCGCCCGGTGGTTCGCCGACGACCCCGCAGGGCCGTGTCTCGGTCGCCCCGACCGCGGTCGTCGGGGTCGATCCCGATGGCACCGGTCCGCTGCAGGCCCCCACGCTGGTTCGCGGCGTCGGCAACTACGCCACCGCGTTCGGCGCCAACTTCGGCTCGCCCGGCGTGTCGGATGTCTTCGACGTTCCCGGCGACTACTACAACTACGCCCCGGCGAACTACCTGCAGGTTCCGCAGGAGCGCTACACGATCGGCGGCTACGGTCACTACGAGATCTCCGACGCGGTCACCGCGTTTGTCGAAGCGACCTTCGTCAACAACCGCGTGGCCAACGAACTGGCCGCGACCCCGGTCGGCGGCACGTTCAACGTGAACCTCGCCGCGGTGCAGCCGTATCTCTCGGCCGCTGATTTCGCTGCCCTGCAGCAGATCGACGCCAACGAAACGGCGATCAACGCGGCGCGCGCCGCAGCCGGCCTTGCCCCGCTGTTCGGCCCGCAGGCCGGTGGCCTCAACGCCCAGGACCCCGGTATCGTGCAGCTCGGCATCAGCCGCCGCATCCTCGAAACCGGCGCCCGCAACGCGCTCGACGAGCGTAACGCATTCCGCGTCCTCGCCGGTGTCCGCGGCCCGGCCTTCGCGAACTGGAACTACGAAGCGTACTACAGCTACGCCCGTACCCGGAACGCGCAGATCCAGTCCGGCAACATCTCGCAGTCGGCTTACCGCCGGGCTGTCGAGAACGGCGACATCAACGTGTTCGGCGCCGGCACGCTCAGCCAGGCAGACGTCGATGGCATCTCGATCCTCGCCCAGAACGGCGAAGTCTCGACGCTGCAGGTCGCTTCGGCCTCGCTTTCGGGCACGCTCGGCAGCTTCGGCTGGGGCGGCGATGCCATCGGTCTCGCGATCGGCGCCGAATACCGCAAGGTCGGCGCAGAGTTCATCCCGGACACGGCGCTGTCGTCGGGTGACGTGGTCGGCTTCAACGCCGGCGATCCGACCGCGGGCAGCTACAGCGTGAAGGAAGTGTTCGGCGAAGTTCGCGTTCCGCTGATCGCCGATCGTCCGTTCTTCCACCGCCTGGAGCTCAACGGCGCGGCCCGTTACTCCGACTACTCGCTCGAAGCGGTAGGTGGCACCTGGACCTATGCTGGCGGCGCCGAATGGGCTCCGTTCGCGGACCTCACCTTCCGTGGCCAGTACCAGCGTGCGGTGCGCGCACCCAACGTGGGCGAACTGTTCGGCGGCCAGTCGAACGGCTTCCCGGGGGCGACCGATCCGTGCGCGCTCGCTTCGGCGGCGACCGACGCCACCGTGCGTGACCTCTGCATCCAGACGGGCGTTCCCGCCGGTCTCGTGGGCACCGCGGGCCTGCAGCCTGCAACCCAGATCCAGGGTCTGTTCGGCGGCAACCCGGACCTCGAGGAAGAAACCTCCGACACCTACACCGCCGGTGTGGTCTTCCGTCCGTCGTTCATCCCGCGCCTCAACATCGCGGTCGACTACTTCAACATCAAGGTCGAGAACTACATCTCGACCCTGGGTGGTGGTCTGAACGGCGCGCTGAACCTGTGCTACAACGTCATTCAGGACATCAACAGCGCCTACTGCCAGGCCTTTGCGACGGGTCGTAACCCGGCCAACGGCCAGATCGGCGACAGCGGCTTCCTGCCCCTCATCGGCAACGCCAACGTGGCGAAGGTCGAAACGGCGGGTGTCGACTTCCAGGTCGATTACAGCCTGCCGCTGAACATGGGTCTGTTCGATGAATCGTCGAAGCTGAACTTCTTCTTCCTCGGCACCTACACCGACACCTTCAAGTTCTACGCGGTGCAGGATCTGGATGCGTTCGACGAATGCGCCGGTCGCTTCGGCCAGCTCGTCTGCGGCAACCCGCAGCCGAAGTGGAAGTGGAGCAGCCGCCTGAGCTGGATCGACGGTCCGCTGACCACCAGCATCCGCTGGCGTCACCTGGGCAAGGTGCGTGACGACGATGACTCGACGGACTACGTCGTCGAGGAGCTGAAGGCATACAACGTCTTCGACCTCGCCCTTGGCTTCGACATCACGGAACAGCTCAGCCTGTCGATGGGTGTGAACAACATCTTCGACAAGAAGCCGCAGGTGATCGGCGACAACCAGGAGCAGGCGAACACCTACCCGGGTGTGTACGACGTGCTCGGCCGCGACTACTTCGTCTCGGCCAGCCTGAAGTTCTGA